A region of Myxococcus stipitatus DSM 14675 DNA encodes the following proteins:
- a CDS encoding protein-disulfide reductase DsbD family protein produces the protein MRQRVSKRLALVGGIGMWWMAAVAHAALPPSAVASGAPDEGDPRVEASLLVDATEVKPGDTFRVGVRFRLDPGWHIYWKNPGDSGLETDVAWDTPGTTVGPLQWPFPNTFRTPDGFIVTHGYDGEVLLFGQAKASEQLTGSLNLSAGINALVCEVHCIPADLMLTRSIPVGPKTLVDSETTPLFDTARSQVPRPVADTGHTVALELDAKQLSAGQEFSGTVTVKSAGGAVVPTAEKDFFVAERIPGVAKVSLTQTAPGRYALKGKTEPDAPAETPRFKGVLRLGTSAAGYQPLEVDLPMAPFAVAQAAAPAAPVAKAPSIKDSLSAVKPVASAPAAPAESSMGLGMALLFAFLGGALLNLMPCVFPVLALKAYGFTRMVRQEQGRVGAHAAAYAGGIVASMLVLAGAVLAVRAGGAGVGWGFQFQEPLFVAAVCAVLVAFALNLFGVFNVGLDGTALAGKVDQSHGLMHSAGEGVLAVVLATPCSAPLLGTAVGFAFAAGPFTVLAVFIALGLGLALPFCLLVLVPGLAQKLPKPGAWMERFKQVLGFALLGTAVWLVSVMGSLAGVEGMTRLLAFLVAVSLATWVYGQSQLQEGGRKWATLGMAVVVLLGSGVAALRFDDTAPEARAASASSTMGLAAPWSEEAVASALAAGQPVFIDFTADWCLTCKFNERTVLSRDEVRAAFVEHQVAFFVGDWTRRDARITAKLAEHGRAGVPMYLMLSPGAPDKPELLSELLTVDSVVDSVKRASECSKSRRQDGSKVVCSAGFPRP, from the coding sequence ATGAGGCAACGGGTGTCCAAGAGGCTCGCCCTGGTGGGCGGTATCGGCATGTGGTGGATGGCGGCGGTGGCGCATGCCGCGCTGCCTCCGTCCGCGGTGGCTTCGGGGGCGCCCGATGAAGGGGACCCTCGCGTCGAGGCCTCGCTGCTGGTCGACGCCACCGAGGTGAAGCCGGGCGATACCTTTCGCGTGGGCGTGCGCTTCCGCTTGGACCCGGGCTGGCACATCTACTGGAAGAACCCGGGGGACTCCGGTCTGGAGACGGACGTCGCGTGGGACACGCCGGGCACCACGGTGGGCCCGCTGCAGTGGCCCTTCCCCAACACCTTCCGCACGCCGGATGGCTTCATCGTCACGCACGGCTACGACGGTGAGGTGCTCCTCTTCGGGCAGGCGAAGGCGTCCGAGCAGCTCACCGGCTCGCTCAACCTGTCGGCCGGCATCAACGCGCTGGTGTGCGAGGTGCACTGCATCCCCGCGGACCTGATGCTCACGCGCTCCATCCCCGTGGGGCCGAAGACGCTCGTGGACTCGGAGACCACGCCGCTCTTCGACACGGCGCGCTCGCAGGTGCCGCGTCCCGTCGCGGACACGGGCCACACGGTGGCGCTCGAGCTGGACGCGAAGCAGCTGTCCGCGGGCCAGGAGTTCTCCGGCACCGTCACCGTGAAGTCGGCGGGTGGCGCGGTGGTGCCCACGGCGGAGAAGGACTTCTTCGTCGCCGAGCGCATCCCCGGTGTCGCCAAGGTGTCGCTCACCCAGACGGCTCCGGGGCGCTATGCGCTCAAGGGCAAGACGGAGCCGGACGCGCCGGCGGAGACGCCTCGGTTCAAGGGGGTGCTGCGCTTGGGGACCTCAGCCGCGGGCTATCAGCCGCTGGAAGTGGACCTGCCCATGGCGCCCTTCGCCGTGGCCCAGGCCGCCGCTCCGGCCGCGCCCGTGGCGAAGGCTCCGTCCATCAAGGACTCGCTCTCGGCGGTGAAGCCGGTGGCGAGTGCTCCGGCCGCGCCCGCGGAGTCCTCCATGGGGCTGGGCATGGCGCTGCTGTTCGCGTTCCTGGGCGGCGCGCTGCTCAACCTGATGCCGTGTGTGTTCCCGGTGCTGGCGCTCAAGGCGTATGGCTTTACGCGCATGGTGCGCCAGGAGCAGGGCCGGGTGGGCGCGCACGCGGCGGCGTACGCGGGCGGCATCGTGGCGAGCATGCTGGTGCTCGCGGGCGCGGTGCTGGCGGTGCGCGCGGGCGGCGCGGGCGTGGGCTGGGGCTTCCAGTTCCAGGAGCCGCTCTTCGTCGCGGCGGTGTGCGCGGTGCTGGTGGCCTTCGCGCTCAACCTCTTCGGGGTCTTCAACGTGGGCCTGGACGGCACGGCGCTCGCGGGCAAGGTGGACCAGAGCCACGGCCTCATGCACAGCGCGGGCGAGGGTGTGCTGGCCGTCGTGCTGGCCACGCCGTGCTCCGCGCCGCTCTTGGGCACCGCGGTGGGGTTCGCCTTCGCGGCGGGGCCGTTCACGGTGCTGGCGGTCTTCATCGCGCTGGGCCTCGGGTTGGCGCTGCCGTTCTGTCTGCTGGTGCTGGTGCCGGGGCTCGCGCAGAAGCTGCCGAAGCCGGGCGCGTGGATGGAGCGCTTCAAGCAGGTGCTGGGCTTCGCGCTGTTGGGCACGGCGGTGTGGCTGGTGTCGGTGATGGGGAGCCTGGCGGGCGTGGAGGGCATGACGCGGCTGTTGGCCTTCCTCGTGGCGGTGAGCCTGGCGACGTGGGTGTATGGCCAGTCGCAGCTCCAGGAAGGCGGGCGGAAGTGGGCCACGCTGGGCATGGCGGTGGTGGTGCTGCTGGGCTCGGGCGTGGCGGCGCTGCGCTTCGATGACACGGCGCCGGAGGCGCGGGCTGCCTCGGCGTCCTCGACGATGGGGCTGGCGGCGCCGTGGAGCGAGGAGGCGGTGGCCTCCGCGCTGGCGGCGGGGCAGCCGGTGTTCATCGACTTCACGGCGGACTGGTGCCTCACCTGCAAGTTCAACGAGCGCACGGTGCTCTCGCGCGACGAGGTGCGGGCCGCCTTCGTGGAGCACCAGGTGGCCTTCTTCGTGGGGGACTGGACGCGTCGCGATGCGCGCATCACCGCGAAGCTGGCGGAGCACGGCCGCGCGGGAGTTCCCATGTACTTGATGCTGAGCCCTGGGGCGCCGGACAAGCCCGAGCTGCTGTCGGAGTTGCTGACGGTGGACTCCGTCGTGGACTCGGTGAAGCGCGCGTCGGAGTGCTCGAAGTCGCGGCGGCAGGACGGCTCGAAGGTGGTGTGTTCCGCGGGCTTCCCTCGGCCTTGA
- a CDS encoding thioredoxin family protein, whose product MKQVFAALALGSVFVGLPALADAEVGKPAPAFTLKDETGKEHSLSQYKGKVVVLEWTNPECPFVKRHYEADTMANTLKGFDAKKVVWLAVDSTGHNTPDKSADWKKKEAFPYAVLQDASGATGKAYGAKTTPHMYVIDGEGVVRYAGAIDDDPRGKNAKKVNHVQTAVDAVLNGKPVPAATTTPYGCSVKYKS is encoded by the coding sequence ATGAAGCAGGTCTTCGCCGCTCTCGCGCTCGGTTCGGTGTTCGTGGGTCTGCCCGCTCTCGCGGATGCGGAGGTGGGCAAGCCCGCTCCGGCCTTCACGCTCAAGGACGAGACGGGCAAGGAGCATTCGCTGTCGCAGTACAAGGGCAAGGTGGTGGTGCTGGAGTGGACCAACCCCGAGTGCCCCTTCGTGAAGCGCCACTACGAGGCGGACACGATGGCCAACACGCTGAAGGGCTTCGACGCCAAGAAGGTGGTGTGGCTGGCGGTGGACTCGACGGGGCACAACACGCCGGACAAGTCCGCGGACTGGAAGAAGAAGGAGGCCTTCCCCTACGCGGTGCTCCAGGACGCGAGCGGCGCGACGGGCAAGGCGTACGGCGCCAAGACGACTCCGCACATGTATGTGATTGATGGCGAGGGCGTGGTCCGCTACGCGGGCGCCATCGACGACGACCCGCGCGGCAAGAACGCGAAGAAGGTCAACCACGTGCAGACCGCGGTGGACGCGGTGCTCAACGGCAAGCCGGTGCCCGCGGCGACCACGACGCCGTATGGCTGCTCGGTGAAGTACAAGAGCTGA
- a CDS encoding vWA domain-containing protein codes for MKQTALAVERDGEKGREVLLLVSLEADAEAPRAPVAINLVLDISASMRGAPLHAAVHAAQALVDRAGPRDYLGLMTFDAEPEQLLPVRAMDAVAKAQLLKALSKLESGEGTALFEAVERGADAVRRVLVPGARPQVLMLTDGEPSVGPSHVSDFKTLGARIVESGVSVHALGLGRHYLPGILEALTGPSGTGHRHVDGPEGLTPAMGSLAAELFGEVASEARVYVLPSGFADLRCRHQFPSRVEGDAMSASLGAVSWAYPRWVLFTGALDSAEWSLGVTASYVEGSDTRRVPVQVTRVLPDSAQGRFVRAVSAELDMAEEEGTAWLALSRRNQTSVAEVALGKADVALAKLVRLNAPEVPPHRHLARLADLRRIIERRAAHPNALVMRRAHAEVSRITLSRVGIIPPVAAQTPWKSED; via the coding sequence ATGAAGCAGACGGCCTTGGCGGTGGAGCGCGACGGCGAGAAGGGCCGGGAAGTGCTGTTGCTCGTCTCGTTGGAGGCGGACGCGGAGGCTCCTCGCGCCCCCGTGGCCATCAACCTGGTGTTGGACATCAGCGCGTCCATGCGCGGCGCGCCGCTGCACGCGGCGGTGCATGCGGCCCAGGCGCTGGTGGACCGCGCGGGTCCTCGCGACTACCTGGGCTTGATGACGTTCGACGCGGAGCCGGAGCAGCTCCTGCCCGTGCGCGCCATGGACGCCGTCGCGAAGGCGCAGCTCCTCAAGGCGCTCTCCAAGCTGGAGTCGGGTGAAGGCACCGCGCTGTTCGAGGCCGTCGAGCGCGGCGCGGATGCGGTGCGCCGCGTGCTGGTGCCGGGGGCTCGGCCGCAGGTCCTGATGCTCACCGACGGCGAGCCGTCCGTGGGGCCCTCGCACGTCTCCGACTTCAAGACGCTGGGCGCGCGCATCGTGGAGTCGGGTGTCTCCGTGCACGCGCTGGGGTTGGGGCGTCACTACCTGCCGGGCATCCTGGAGGCGCTGACCGGTCCTTCGGGTACGGGCCACCGCCACGTGGATGGACCGGAGGGTTTGACGCCGGCGATGGGCTCCCTGGCGGCGGAGCTGTTCGGCGAGGTGGCGTCGGAGGCGCGCGTCTACGTGCTGCCCTCGGGCTTCGCGGACCTTCGCTGCCGTCACCAGTTCCCCTCGCGTGTGGAGGGCGATGCGATGAGCGCCTCGCTGGGCGCGGTGTCGTGGGCCTATCCCCGGTGGGTGCTCTTCACCGGCGCGCTCGACTCGGCCGAGTGGAGCCTGGGCGTGACGGCCTCCTACGTCGAGGGAAGCGACACGCGCCGGGTGCCCGTGCAGGTGACGCGCGTGCTGCCCGACAGCGCACAGGGCCGCTTCGTCCGCGCGGTGTCTGCGGAGCTGGACATGGCGGAGGAGGAGGGCACCGCGTGGCTGGCCTTGAGCCGGCGCAATCAGACGAGCGTGGCGGAGGTCGCGCTGGGGAAGGCGGACGTGGCGCTCGCGAAGCTCGTGAGGCTGAACGCTCCGGAAGTGCCGCCGCACCGCCACCTGGCTCGGCTGGCCGACCTGCGCCGCATCATCGAGCGCCGCGCCGCGCACCCCAACGCGCTGGTGATGCGCCGCGCGCACGCGGAGGTCTCTCGCATCACGCTGAGCCGCGTGGGCATCATCCCGCCCGTGGCCGCGCAGACGCCCTGGAAATCAGAGGACTGA